A window of the Streptomyces griseochromogenes genome harbors these coding sequences:
- a CDS encoding PaaI family thioesterase codes for MKDTLDLEGAREALAAQPFSVLLGTRLVAFGDGAATLELDIREELLQQHGFVHGGVLGYAADNALTFAAGAVLGPRVVTAGFTVDYLRPATGTLLRAEARVVRAGRTRAVCRCDVSAVGTDGTPRLCAVAQGTVSVAGHAQS; via the coding sequence GTGAAGGACACCCTCGATCTGGAGGGGGCCCGTGAGGCCCTGGCGGCGCAGCCGTTCAGCGTGCTGCTCGGGACACGGCTGGTGGCGTTCGGCGACGGCGCGGCCACGCTCGAACTCGACATCCGCGAGGAGCTGCTCCAGCAGCACGGGTTCGTGCACGGCGGGGTGCTCGGTTATGCGGCGGACAACGCCCTGACGTTCGCCGCCGGTGCCGTGCTCGGCCCGCGTGTCGTCACCGCCGGCTTCACCGTCGACTATCTGCGGCCGGCCACCGGCACCCTCCTGCGCGCCGAGGCCCGGGTCGTCCGGGCCGGCCGCACCCGCGCCGTCTGCCGCTGCGACGTGTCCGCCGTCGGCACCGACGGCACGCCCCGGCTGTGTGCGGTGGCCCAGGGCACCGTGTCCGTGGCCGGACACGCGCAGAGCTAG
- a CDS encoding DUF779 domain-containing protein gives MEEETPRVELTPQAAELVRRLRAEHGPLMFHQSGGCCDGSAPMCYPDGEFRTGGSDVLLAELAVEGVEEPVTFWMSRSQYEVWSHTRLIVDVVPGRGSGFSLEAPEGVRFLTRSRVVGA, from the coding sequence ATGGAAGAGGAAACCCCCCGCGTCGAACTCACCCCGCAGGCGGCCGAGCTGGTGCGCCGGCTGCGTGCCGAGCACGGCCCGCTGATGTTCCACCAGTCCGGCGGATGCTGCGACGGCAGCGCGCCCATGTGCTACCCGGACGGCGAGTTCCGCACCGGCGGCTCGGACGTGCTCCTCGCGGAACTGGCGGTGGAGGGCGTCGAGGAACCCGTGACCTTCTGGATGTCGAGGAGCCAGTACGAGGTGTGGAGCCACACCCGGCTGATCGTGGACGTGGTACCCGGACGGGGTAGCGGATTCTCCCTGGAGGCACCCGAGGGAGTGCGTTTTCTCACCCGTTCTCGCGTCGTTGGCGCCTAG